DNA sequence from the Daphnia pulex isolate KAP4 chromosome 8, ASM2113471v1 genome:
CAAGGAAACCTTTAAGGAAAACACTACGAAAATAGGAACAAATTCCTGGCTGGGTGTGACGGGAGCcaagaaaaacagaatatttttcaCATAATTTTTTGACATCTATTCCGACATTGCCAGATCGTTGGGAAAATAtaattatcttctttcttctcttctatcttgtttatttttatttttaaaatcatattAACGTTAACGGTgacattttaacaaaaagttgaaaaaaaaactgacttATTTGatgtattcttttttgggaacTTCGCAACGGTCGATCGGAATTTCCTTCGGTTTTTCCGCTTCTGGTTGCGGCGCTTCGATACACAATACCTTTtttaggaaaaacaaaaatattattagaaCGTGACGAATTTAAGAAATATGTGGTATCCATTATTACTCCATCATCggtgaaaattgatttgagTTCTTCGATCTTCAACGTTTCAGGAAGTAGATATTCGCGACTGATTTCCTGGTAAAAACGACTGCCGTCGTCGGATTTCCGGTCCATTTTGGCATGGATATTTAACATTCTCTCCTTTAGCGAAACTGAAATACATTCATCAAttaatgataaaattttctaaaacactttatggaaaaaaaccgttttagagcaaaactttgaacgagaatttaagaaaaaaaatcaaatattccaacaacgagaatttaaaagaaaaaaaaatcaaatgttccACCTTTAATTTCTTCCGGTCTGAATCCTGCCATGTCGACATTCAGGCGATACACCGGCTTCTGATCGTCGGCGAGGGACGCATGTGGAATGGCTCTTGGTAGCATAGTCTGATTGAAATTACGCCCGATGTCCTGGTAGAGATGGTTCATGGTGCGTTCCATGTCGCGAATGATTGAACGGAAAGACGGATCAAAGAAGCCTCGGCCAAACATGTTTCTTGCctaattaaatcaataataacaattatCACGCATTTAATAGGCAATTATCTCAAATTAATTAATGGTTTGAAAATTCAGAATTTACCTGCGACTGATTCAACCGGACGGCGGCGGTGCGGGGCAATCTCGCCAAAACGTTGCGGGCGACAATTGAAGACATTTTCGGAGCATCAATCGAGACTGAATGGAGTCGAGAAGCGGATCAACCGAGTATTTATGAACCCTACGACGTTGATCTGATGAAAATAAGTCGAAAGCCGATGATTTTTTTCTAGGAAGCAGAGAAAGTGGAAGACAAGTCCCGGCAGATGGACTCGAATTTCTTAATgacgatttcgaaataaaacaattaagtaGACTAATGAAAAATCTACACATTTTTaccaatgaagaaaaatagtcAAGATGAAAACATAAGTGTTATAATAGAGTGTAAACCGTAATCATTAGAGATTGATGGCTGTTGTCTAACACAAAGCAGGAAGTTCGAGTTAAAATGAAAACTGCAAACGTTTATGTGGCTTTGgcatttaaatgaataaaacgtAGCTATAACGAATTCAGGAACT
Encoded proteins:
- the LOC124200397 gene encoding alpha-crystallin A chain-like, giving the protein MSSIVARNVLARLPRTAAVRLNQSQARNMFGRGFFDPSFRSIIRDMERTMNHLYQDIGRNFNQTMLPRAIPHASLADDQKPVYRLNVDMAGFRPEEIKVSLKERMLNIHAKMDRKSDDGSRFYQEISREYLLPETLKIEELKSIFTDDGVLCIEAPQPEAEKPKEIPIDRCEVPKKEYIK